From the genome of Miscanthus floridulus cultivar M001 chromosome 10, ASM1932011v1, whole genome shotgun sequence, one region includes:
- the LOC136487151 gene encoding cysteine-rich receptor-like protein kinase 25 isoform X2, with protein MCNTILIKKIVNSSTVRANTNGNCFLTAKILSSIIDIAHNVQYMRYHVRLRSEAIKATKLKNIGSHPTLKPFEEKTEERNLVGHGGFGYVYKGNLLNGLNVAIKRFDTSSFQGPHEFRTEIDAIPNLRHKNIIDLLGYCVQGEEKILVYEYMPNKCLASIIADETKRVLLNWSLRLQIIKAIADGLDFLHGHSHTCIVHRDIKASNILLDHEMNAKISDFCLALMLAPNTTANVVVLGTYGYADPEYVATGNISEKAAVYGFGIVLIEIISGRLIRSYTMKADGTPELPLHDYYFFQAHKHRMKLHRFVDPLLRVNGHEWAQILECVRVAQLCIHHLAKHRPTMSEVVTMLGSIKVA; from the exons ATGTGTAATACTATCCTGATAAAGAAAATTGTGAACTCATCCACCGTACGTGCAAACACAAATGGAAATTGCTTTTTAACAGCCAAAATCTTGAGTTCCATTATTGATATAGCCCATAATGTTCAATATATGCGCTACCATGTTAGGCTCAGATCAGAGGCCATCAAGGCAACTAAATTAAAAAATATAGGAAGTCATCCAACCCTAAAACCTTTCGAAGAGAAAACGGAAG AGAGAAATTTGGTTGGACATGGTGGATTTGGCTATGTTTACAAG GGCAATCTCCTTAATGGTCTTAATGTTGCCATTAAAAGATTTGATACATCTTCATTTCAAGGTCCACATGAATTCAGAACTGAGATTGATGCCATTCCAAATCTTCGACACAAGAACATAATTGATCTGCTTGGGTATTGTGTTCAAGGAGAAGAAAAAATACTTGTTTATGAATATATGCCAAATAAATGCTTGGCATCTATCATTGCTG ATGAAACAAAAAGGGTGTTGCTAAATTGGTCCTTGCGTCTTCAAATAATCAAAGCGATAGCAGATGGTCTTGATTTTCTACATGGGCATTCTCATACGTGCATTGTCCATAGGGACATAAAAGCAAGCAACATCCTTCTGGATCATGAAATGAATGCTAAGATTAGCGATTTTTGTCTGGCATTAATGTTGGCTCCAAATACGACTGCAAATGTTGTTGTTCTGGGCACATA TGGCTATGCAGATCCTGAATATGTTGCTACTGGTAACATCTCGGAGAAGGCAGCCGTATATGGCTTTGGTATAGTACTTATTGAGATAATAAGTGGAAGGCTGATCCGGTCTTATACTATGAAGGCAGATGGCACTCCAGAGCTACCACTTCATGATTAT TATTTTTTTCAGGCACACAAGCACCGAATGAAGCTGCACAGGTTTGTTGATCCATTGTTGCGCGTGAACGGGCATGAATGGGCTCAGATTCTGGAATGTGTGAGGGTGGCACAATTATGTATTCACCATCTTGCCAAACATCGGCCTACCATGTCAGAAGTTGTCACCATGCTTGGCAGCATCAAGGTGGCGTAG
- the LOC136485622 gene encoding cell number regulator 13-like has translation MALVGQVATVAQLVGVDAFSLITMIAEAAQTVRRNRAVCHQLARRVEMIGGLLRRLHDQDTQLTQLPETRTPVEALEETLRRAYLLVRSCQRRGYAYRCFMGARHADELREVQGEIGFYLQLFPLVSYVDATLNWVRHLNNKQASHDTPFQEAPMVRPCIVPFLFLSCDGRCLAIIQGVRMPWYMV, from the exons ATGGCTCTGGTCGGGCAGGTGGCAACGGTGGCGCAGCTGGTGGGCGTGGACGCGTTCAGCCTCATCACCATGATCGCGGAGGCTGCACAGACGGTGCGGCGGAACCGCGCCGTCTGCCATCAGCTGGCCCGCCGCGTCGAGATGATCGGTGGCCTGCTTCGGCGGCTGCACGACCAGGACACGCAGCTGACGCAGCTCCCGGAGACACGGACCCCCGTGGAGGCGCTGGAGGAGACGCTCCGGCGGGCGTACCTGCTCGTGCGCTCCTGCCAGCGCCGCGGGTACGCGTACCGGTGCTTCATGGGGGCGCGCCACGCTGACGAGCTCCGTGAGGTGCAGGGTGAGATCGGCTTCTACCTCCAGCTCTTCCCCCTTGTCAGCTACGTCGACGCCACGCTCAACTGGGTCAGGCATCTCAACAACAAGCAGGCTTCTCATGACACTCCTTTCCAAGAG GCACCTATGGTAAGACCATGTATTGTGCCGTTCCTGTTTCTCTCGTGCGATGGACGCTGCTTAGCAATTATTCAGGGAGTACGCATGCCTTGGTATATGGTATAG
- the LOC136487151 gene encoding cysteine-rich receptor-like protein kinase 25 isoform X1: MHHMETRNPVEQLEETLRHAYVLITSCRDSSYLHSFCMGGNQADRLREVQNEITFYLQLLPLVSFVDNTHTWERLLSRACPLCTTGSKDELHAAHYVENGDRLRSEAIKATKLKNIGSHPTLKPFEEKTEERNLVGHGGFGYVYKGNLLNGLNVAIKRFDTSSFQGPHEFRTEIDAIPNLRHKNIIDLLGYCVQGEEKILVYEYMPNKCLASIIADETKRVLLNWSLRLQIIKAIADGLDFLHGHSHTCIVHRDIKASNILLDHEMNAKISDFCLALMLAPNTTANVVVLGTYGYADPEYVATGNISEKAAVYGFGIVLIEIISGRLIRSYTMKADGTPELPLHDYYFFQAHKHRMKLHRFVDPLLRVNGHEWAQILECVRVAQLCIHHLAKHRPTMSEVVTMLGSIKVA; this comes from the exons ATGCACCACATGGAGACGAGGAACCCAGTGGAGCAGCTGGAGGAGACGCTTCGGCATGCGTATGTTCTCATCACATCCTGTCGCGACAGTAGCTACCTACACAGCTTCTGTATGGGAGGGAACCAGGCTGACCGGCTTCGCGAGGTGCAGAATGAGATCACCTTCTACCTCCAACTTTTGCCCCTTGTCAGCTTTGTCGACAACACCCATACATGGGAGCGGCTTCTGAGCAGAGCTTGTCCTTTGTGTACAACG GGAAGCAAAGATGAGTTACATGCAGCACACTATGTTGAAAATGGAGACAG GCTCAGATCAGAGGCCATCAAGGCAACTAAATTAAAAAATATAGGAAGTCATCCAACCCTAAAACCTTTCGAAGAGAAAACGGAAG AGAGAAATTTGGTTGGACATGGTGGATTTGGCTATGTTTACAAG GGCAATCTCCTTAATGGTCTTAATGTTGCCATTAAAAGATTTGATACATCTTCATTTCAAGGTCCACATGAATTCAGAACTGAGATTGATGCCATTCCAAATCTTCGACACAAGAACATAATTGATCTGCTTGGGTATTGTGTTCAAGGAGAAGAAAAAATACTTGTTTATGAATATATGCCAAATAAATGCTTGGCATCTATCATTGCTG ATGAAACAAAAAGGGTGTTGCTAAATTGGTCCTTGCGTCTTCAAATAATCAAAGCGATAGCAGATGGTCTTGATTTTCTACATGGGCATTCTCATACGTGCATTGTCCATAGGGACATAAAAGCAAGCAACATCCTTCTGGATCATGAAATGAATGCTAAGATTAGCGATTTTTGTCTGGCATTAATGTTGGCTCCAAATACGACTGCAAATGTTGTTGTTCTGGGCACATA TGGCTATGCAGATCCTGAATATGTTGCTACTGGTAACATCTCGGAGAAGGCAGCCGTATATGGCTTTGGTATAGTACTTATTGAGATAATAAGTGGAAGGCTGATCCGGTCTTATACTATGAAGGCAGATGGCACTCCAGAGCTACCACTTCATGATTAT TATTTTTTTCAGGCACACAAGCACCGAATGAAGCTGCACAGGTTTGTTGATCCATTGTTGCGCGTGAACGGGCATGAATGGGCTCAGATTCTGGAATGTGTGAGGGTGGCACAATTATGTATTCACCATCTTGCCAAACATCGGCCTACCATGTCAGAAGTTGTCACCATGCTTGGCAGCATCAAGGTGGCGTAG
- the LOC136489541 gene encoding scarecrow-like protein 34: MLMLTKCYIVPTAKPHYHLITMATTPEKFFIKDLTEQPPASPHVFPDLRQKPNGSSEGQHHVPNAMMLPYIARMLMEDDNGDNNLTDHPALLQVQQPFVQILRSLSFDANTYTNNREGPKDFLHEGHGGERGISLPLSNGTYVVGASSLECMEEANMFLPKDNNLTKDEQGNQIRESNVIGSRIKKRYNRDHLLEEEVRSTSKAMMMIKEPEEKCGNEMLDKMMLHAYEACITRMERVTLDNSGADKRNKKSWRIKSARNNVVDIGTLLMSCAQALAEGDHMRAHELLTQIKQHASATGDATQRLAHCFTKGLEARIGGKGRKIWQLLMLEHPSVVEFLEAFNLYTKACCFLNVTFIFSTMTIMQAMVGKSRLHIVDYGMRYGFQWAGLLRLLASKQGGPPEVKFTAITRPKPAYYPSDQIEKIECRLMKCAHEFGFPSFKFHAIMRNWEDISIMDLHTDVDEVLVVSDLFSFSILMEESIFFDSPSPRDTVLNNIKKMRPDVFIQSVLNRSYGSCCFLSRFREMLFYYMAIFDMLDRTIPRESKSRSVLEQVLFGHYVFNDISCEGMDRVERPEKYTQWQTRNQRAGLRQLPLKSCIVKAVEDEVTKHYHKDFMICQDGQWLLQGWMGRVLFAHTAWVAEDASSS, from the coding sequence ATGCTAATGTTAACCAAATGCTATATTGTGCCAACTGCCAAGCCCCACTACCATTTGATCACCATGGCCACCACACCGGAGAAATTCTTCATCAAGGATCTCACGGAGCAGCCACCAGCATCCCCACATGTCTTTCCTGACCTTCGCCAGAAGCCCAATGGCAGCAGCGAGGGCCAGCATCATGTTCCTAATGCCATGATGCTCCCTTACATCGCACGCATGCTCATGGAGGATGACAATGGCGATAATAACCTCACTGATCACCCTGCGCTACTCCAGGTGCAGCAGCCCTTTGTGCAAATCCTCCGCTCCCTTTCCTTCGACGCTAACACATACACCAACAATAGGGAGGGGCCCAAAGATTTTTTGCATGAAGGCCATGGTGGTGAAAGAGGGATTAGTTTGCCCTTATCCAACGGTACATATGTGGTGGGGGCATCGTCCTTGGAGTGCATGGAAGAGGCCAACATGTTCTTGCCCAAAGACAACAACTTGACAAAGGATGAGCAGGGGAATCAAATCAGGGAAAGCAACGTTATTGGTAGTAGGATCAAGAAAAGGTATAACAGGGATCACCTTCTAGAGGAGGAGGTAAGAAGTACCAGCAAagctatgatgatgatcaagGAGCCAGAGGAGAAATGTGGCAACGAGATGCTTGACAAAATGATGTTGCATGCCTATGAGGCATGCATCACGCGCATGGAACGTGTCACCTTGGACAATAGTGGCGCAGATAAAAGAAACAAGAAGAGTTGGAGGATCAAATCGGCGAGGAACAATGTGGTCGACATAGGCACATTGTTGATGTCTTGTGCGCAGGCGCTAGCAGAGGGCGACCACATGAGAGCACATGAGCTACTGACGCAAATCAAGCAACATGCTTCGGCAACAGGGGATGCCACCCAACGGCTAGCTCATTGTTTCACCAAGGGGCTAGAGGCACGTATAGGGGGCAAAGGGAGGAAGATTTGGCAGTTGCTTATGTTAGAGCACCCCTCAGTGGTGGAGTTCCTCGAGGCCTTTAACCTTTACACTAAAGCTTGTTGCTTCCTCAATGTGACATTCATTTTTTCAACAATGACCATCATGCAGGCCATGGTGGGTAAGAGCAGGTTGCATATTGTGGATTATGGTATGCGTTACGGGTTCCAATGGGCAGGCTTGCTCCGCTTGCTAGCAAGTAAACAAGGTGGCCCGCCGGAGGTGAAGTTCACCGCCATAACCCGCCCCAAGCCTGCATACTACCCAAGTGACCAGATTGAGAAAATAGAGTGCCGGCTCATGAAATGTGCCCATGAGTTTGGCTTCCCTTCGTTCAAGTTCCACGCAATCATGAGAAactgggaggatatttccatcaTGGACTTGCACACAGACGTTGATGAGGTGCTTGTCGTGAGTGACCTCTTCAGTTTTAGCATATTGATGGAAGAGAGCATATTCTTCGATTCTCCAAGCCCTAGGGATACTGTTCTCAATAACATCAAGAAGATGAGGCCAGATGTATTCATCCAGAGCGTTTTGAATCGTTCGTATGGTTCCTGCTGCTTCTTGTCACGGTTTCGGGAGATGCTCTTCTATTACATGGCAATATTTGACATGTTGGACAGAACCATCCCAAGGGAGAGTAAATCTCGATCGGTGCTAGAGCAAGTCCTCTTTGGACATTATGTTTTTAATGACATTTCATGCGAAGGCATGGACCGAGTGGAACGCCCTGAGAAATATACACAATGGCAGACAAGAAACCAACGGGCAGGCCTAAGGCAGCTGCCACTAAAATCATGCATTGTAAAGGCAGTGGAAGACGAGGTCACGAAGCATTACCACAAAGACTTTATGATTTGCCAGGATGGCCAATGGCTTCTGCAAGGATGGATGGGCCGTGTCCTCTTTGCCCACACGGCATGGGTAGCAGAAGATGCCTCTTCTTCATGA